One window of Deinococcus radiotolerans genomic DNA carries:
- a CDS encoding PadR family transcriptional regulator, whose translation MTNRKVTRNALQVLIVMARHPEKHQYALELSRDAEVNVGTIYAVLARLEQQGLVSSTVEGIDPIAEGRPARRYYLLTAEGLAAAREEIRKTQRLMTLGGRINA comes from the coding sequence ATGACCAACAGGAAGGTAACTCGAAATGCCCTCCAGGTGCTGATTGTGATGGCCAGGCATCCGGAAAAGCATCAGTACGCCCTGGAGTTAAGCCGAGACGCCGAGGTGAATGTGGGCACGATTTATGCCGTGCTGGCACGACTTGAGCAGCAGGGACTGGTAAGCAGTACGGTTGAAGGGATTGACCCAATTGCTGAAGGTCGTCCTGCACGACGGTATTACCTGCTCACCGCTGAAGGCCTTGCTGCTGCGCGAGAAGAAATTAGGAAAACGCAGAGGCTGATGACACTCGGCGGGAGGATTAATGCTTGA
- a CDS encoding P-loop ATPase, Sll1717 family — protein sequence MINVNRQANDFRFGGNTNIGTADAADDRLLSETFFDNGSLDLVMSVEAPESIVVGRTGSGKTALIEKLNEKQHRAIDINPDELALGYLVDSTLLRFFYESGIKMDMFYKLLWNHIFIVQILKVRYNIENEVTRLSILDRFKDFLSGNKGRTEAVNYLLDWGDKFWLGTEERVKEVINKLESQVQQSVGADAKKAMPAILDLGVKAEVKNDQKMTEEVKLEIINRGREVVSRIQTQRIQEIVRLLDTEILQDRQKRYYITIDKLDEGWVNDDLRYHLIKSLIEVARDLNNRISNLKIVIALRRDLIARVFEKTQDSGFQEEKFNSLYIDLRWSPRELESLLKLRVDKMISSRPTSRQISMKDILPGSVNNVPPLEYLITRTMLRPRDLIIFFNLCAKHAAGKPKIAASDITQAEIEYSQSRLEALQYEWGTDYPNIGTLIQFMRSYPASFTVGEISKKFRDSALELLTRKLSIQDEIYKIISDKFSDEEPNPMVESCLAVLYRIGAIGVRPVQSHTVYWSFKSQNSTIPSFNVKSVYYIHPSLWATLNIKPVDSKIGIYG from the coding sequence GTGATCAACGTCAACCGTCAGGCAAACGATTTCCGATTCGGCGGGAACACCAACATCGGAACCGCGGATGCTGCAGATGACCGGCTGCTCTCTGAAACCTTTTTCGATAACGGTTCCCTTGATCTGGTCATGAGCGTCGAGGCTCCTGAGAGCATCGTGGTCGGCCGCACCGGCTCTGGCAAGACAGCATTGATCGAGAAACTCAACGAAAAACAGCACAGAGCAATCGATATCAACCCGGATGAATTGGCGTTGGGCTATCTAGTTGATAGCACGCTTTTGAGATTCTTCTACGAGTCCGGCATCAAAATGGATATGTTCTACAAGCTACTGTGGAACCATATCTTCATTGTGCAAATCCTGAAAGTAAGATACAACATAGAAAATGAAGTTACTAGATTGAGCATCTTGGATAGATTTAAAGACTTTTTGAGCGGCAATAAGGGCCGAACCGAGGCCGTTAATTATCTTTTGGACTGGGGAGATAAATTCTGGCTGGGAACGGAGGAGAGAGTTAAAGAGGTTATAAACAAACTGGAATCGCAGGTTCAGCAGAGCGTCGGCGCAGATGCGAAAAAGGCGATGCCCGCAATCCTAGATCTGGGTGTGAAAGCCGAGGTTAAGAACGATCAGAAAATGACTGAAGAGGTCAAGCTAGAAATTATCAACCGGGGTCGTGAAGTCGTGTCTAGGATTCAGACACAGCGTATCCAGGAAATAGTGCGCCTGCTCGACACGGAAATCTTGCAGGATAGGCAGAAGCGATACTACATCACGATTGATAAGTTGGACGAAGGATGGGTCAACGATGACTTGCGTTATCATCTAATCAAAAGCTTGATTGAAGTAGCTAGAGATTTGAACAATAGAATCTCTAATCTGAAAATCGTAATTGCACTAAGAAGGGATTTGATCGCCCGAGTCTTTGAAAAAACACAGGATTCAGGATTTCAAGAGGAGAAATTCAATTCGCTGTACATTGACCTACGATGGAGCCCGAGAGAGCTTGAGAGCCTGTTGAAGCTCCGAGTGGATAAAATGATATCCAGCCGACCCACCAGTCGGCAAATATCAATGAAAGATATTCTCCCTGGATCAGTGAACAACGTCCCGCCACTTGAATATTTGATCACTCGTACCATGCTGAGGCCGAGAGATTTGATCATATTCTTTAATCTCTGTGCGAAGCATGCCGCTGGTAAGCCAAAGATAGCGGCCTCTGACATAACGCAAGCGGAGATTGAATATTCTCAAAGCAGGTTAGAGGCTCTACAGTACGAATGGGGTACGGATTACCCGAATATAGGCACTCTAATCCAGTTTATGAGAAGCTATCCGGCTTCTTTCACTGTAGGCGAAATATCCAAGAAATTTAGGGATTCAGCCCTGGAGCTTCTTACCCGAAAACTATCTATCCAAGACGAAATTTACAAGATTATTAGCGATAAGTTTTCCGATGAAGAGCCGAACCCCATGGTGGAGAGCTGCTTAGCGGTTCTGTATAGGATTGGAGCAATAGGCGTGCGCCCCGTACAGAGCCATACAGTCTATTGGTCATTCAAAAGTCAGAACTCGACCATTCCTAGCTTCAATGTAAAATCGGTCTATTACATTCACCCTTCACTGTGGGCCACTTTGAATATCAAACCTGTTGATTCAAAAATTGGCATTTACGGCTAG